A region of Allocoleopsis franciscana PCC 7113 DNA encodes the following proteins:
- a CDS encoding ATP synthase F0 subunit B, protein MEEILIVESWHIPLTKRTVVDEEMLLAQLDLVRESLPAAFEDAEKIVRQREEILLQAEEYAQEIMEAAERRADQILDEMGIIQQAEMEANQIRKRVQQECEAIQEQTLTEIERMRLQAQQELEQMRLMALTECEDIQNGADDYADAVLTSIEQQLTEMLRVIRNGRHQLQGEPPPDYPPEIDPGTSATRPSSPPPKK, encoded by the coding sequence ATGGAAGAAATCTTGATCGTCGAAAGCTGGCATATCCCCTTGACCAAACGCACCGTGGTGGATGAAGAGATGTTGTTGGCTCAACTGGATTTAGTCCGGGAAAGCCTACCAGCAGCGTTTGAAGACGCGGAAAAAATCGTCCGTCAACGGGAGGAAATTCTCCTGCAAGCCGAAGAATATGCCCAAGAAATTATGGAAGCCGCCGAACGACGGGCTGACCAGATTTTGGATGAAATGGGCATTATCCAGCAGGCAGAAATGGAAGCCAACCAAATCCGCAAGCGAGTGCAGCAAGAGTGTGAAGCCATCCAAGAGCAAACCCTAACAGAAATTGAGCGGATGCGCCTGCAAGCACAGCAAGAACTAGAGCAGATGCGCCTGATGGCACTCACCGAATGTGAGGATATTCAAAATGGTGCCGATGACTACGCCGATGCCGTTCTCACCAGTATCGAGCAGCAACTAACCGAAATGCTCCGGGTGATTCGCAATGGGCGGCATCAGTTGCAAGGGGAACCACCCCCCGATTATCCACCTGAAATAGACCCCGGAACGTCTGCCACACGACCCTCATCGCCTCCACCCAAGAAATGA
- the coaD gene encoding pantetheine-phosphate adenylyltransferase, with product MIAIYPGSFDPITLGHLDIIERGSRLFDHVIVAVLRNPDKSPLFTVQERIEQIRRCTPHLSNVEVDSFNGLTVEYARLKNAKVLLRGLRAVSDFEKELQMAHTNQTLWDEIETVFLATSNEYSFLSSSVVKEIAKFGGSVNHLVPQQVALDICRCYTETHPGATPPTETNPTTQVNHRRMDREV from the coding sequence GTGATTGCAATCTACCCAGGCAGTTTCGATCCAATTACCTTAGGGCATCTCGACATTATCGAACGTGGCTCCAGGCTCTTTGACCATGTGATTGTCGCCGTGCTACGCAATCCCGATAAATCGCCCTTATTTACCGTACAAGAGCGAATTGAGCAAATACGCCGATGTACCCCGCATCTGTCCAACGTTGAAGTAGACAGCTTTAACGGTTTGACCGTGGAATATGCGAGACTGAAGAATGCTAAAGTGCTACTGCGGGGGCTACGAGCCGTTTCAGATTTTGAGAAAGAACTCCAGATGGCTCATACTAACCAAACCCTCTGGGATGAGATTGAAACCGTTTTTCTCGCTACCTCGAACGAGTACAGTTTCTTAAGTAGTAGCGTAGTTAAGGAGATTGCCAAATTTGGCGGCTCCGTCAATCATCTTGTTCCTCAGCAGGTTGCGCTAGATATTTGCCGATGTTACACCGAGACCCATCCCGGAGCGACCCCCCCGACCGAGACGAATCCAACAACTCAGGTGAACCACCGTCGAATGGATCGAGAGGTGTAG
- a CDS encoding type II secretion system F family protein, whose amino-acid sequence MALPNRLTLQQKAQFFYQLASALNSGMNVQQSLTLMRQNGHPSFQRYLQQVIIALDTGQELASALAVDSGYFDSWTISLIRLAEYSGSLAQTCQQLAIAAEAQTRRKRLGRSVRFSVISTIWSLLILSAAILNPNATGLLRLEFWLRSLAIALLLWGISFFLSRYSSQGSRQLALKLPILGKLVQARSLLDLAQLRLPLSCGVPPLTAVELLKEHLPDPIMRANLTRAARLIRMGQPLSVSLEGKVPPTALEMIRTGEAIGNLDTALENVAQYYETELEQGLKLLQASLRPLSFVAIASLVAVVGIRSLTVLLDSLPG is encoded by the coding sequence GTGGCTCTACCGAACCGATTAACGCTTCAGCAAAAAGCCCAGTTCTTTTATCAGTTGGCATCTGCGCTCAACTCTGGCATGAATGTGCAGCAGAGTTTAACCTTAATGCGTCAGAATGGGCATCCTTCCTTCCAGCGCTATTTGCAACAGGTTATTATTGCCTTGGATACTGGTCAAGAATTAGCTTCAGCACTGGCAGTTGACTCTGGCTATTTTGACAGTTGGACAATTAGCTTGATTCGCTTGGCAGAATATAGTGGTTCATTAGCCCAAACTTGCCAGCAATTAGCGATCGCAGCAGAAGCTCAAACCAGACGCAAACGACTGGGGCGTTCAGTGCGATTCTCAGTCATCAGCACGATTTGGAGCCTACTCATCTTATCAGCCGCAATTCTTAATCCTAACGCCACAGGTCTGCTTCGGCTGGAATTTTGGTTGAGAAGTTTAGCGATCGCACTACTTTTATGGGGCATCAGTTTCTTCCTTTCTCGCTATTCCAGTCAAGGTTCACGGCAACTTGCTCTGAAGTTGCCGATTTTAGGTAAGCTGGTGCAGGCGCGATCGCTGCTGGATTTAGCCCAGTTACGGTTACCTTTAAGTTGCGGCGTCCCTCCTCTGACGGCTGTAGAATTGCTCAAAGAGCATCTTCCAGACCCAATTATGAGAGCCAATCTCACCCGTGCAGCGCGACTCATCCGGATGGGGCAACCCCTCAGCGTTTCTCTGGAAGGTAAAGTACCACCGACAGCGTTGGAGATGATTCGCACCGGGGAAGCAATCGGCAATCTCGATACGGCACTGGAAAACGTAGCCCAATACTACGAAACAGAGTTAGAACAGGGACTAAAATTGCTACAGGCGAGTTTACGTCCCTTAAGCTTTGTGGCGATCGCGAGTTTAGTTGCTGTCGTGGGTATTCGGAGTTTAACCGTGTTGCTTGATTCACTACCGGGTTAA
- the msrP gene encoding protein-methionine-sulfoxide reductase catalytic subunit MsrP → MTIIRVPKSWEIPERDVTPESAYLNRRRFLKTLMRAGIGASLMPILGCEKGEEVNSKLAATLDTANLEAKRNPAFSEVDRPTTDRILAGQYNNYYEFGMTKSIWQAAQALPTEDWKVEVTGLVKNPRTYDLDDLQKAFPIEERIYRFRCVEAWSMVIPWIGFPMKSLIAAVEPTDKAKFVRFISYYDSKITVGPFWTLGQKLPWPYTEGLRLEEMANDLAFFAIGNYGHLLPKQHGSPIRAVLPWKYGFKGAKSIVKVDFVEAQPATFWNTIDSHEYDFEANVNPTKPHPRWSQATEKFISQGPDLKWKKRPTLPYNGYGEYVASLY, encoded by the coding sequence ATGACAATTATCCGCGTGCCCAAATCCTGGGAAATCCCAGAGCGAGACGTTACCCCAGAATCCGCCTATCTCAATCGTCGTCGATTCCTGAAAACCCTGATGAGGGCTGGTATCGGAGCAAGTCTGATGCCAATTCTCGGCTGTGAGAAGGGTGAGGAAGTCAATAGCAAATTAGCCGCAACTCTGGATACCGCCAATTTAGAGGCTAAGCGCAATCCCGCTTTTTCTGAGGTTGACCGCCCGACTACAGACCGAATCCTGGCAGGACAGTATAACAACTACTATGAGTTCGGCATGACCAAATCCATTTGGCAAGCGGCTCAGGCATTACCCACCGAAGACTGGAAAGTTGAGGTGACGGGTTTGGTGAAAAATCCGCGCACTTATGATTTAGATGATTTGCAGAAAGCTTTTCCTATTGAAGAGCGCATCTATCGGTTCCGCTGTGTCGAAGCTTGGTCGATGGTAATTCCCTGGATTGGATTCCCGATGAAGTCGCTGATAGCTGCGGTCGAGCCAACGGATAAAGCGAAGTTTGTCAGGTTTATTTCTTATTACGATTCTAAAATTACAGTTGGCCCTTTCTGGACATTAGGGCAAAAGCTACCCTGGCCTTATACGGAAGGGTTACGTCTGGAAGAAATGGCCAATGATCTGGCGTTTTTTGCCATTGGCAATTATGGTCATTTGTTACCGAAACAGCATGGTTCACCAATTCGAGCGGTGTTGCCTTGGAAGTATGGATTCAAGGGGGCAAAATCAATTGTGAAAGTTGACTTTGTTGAGGCTCAACCTGCAACATTTTGGAATACCATTGATTCTCATGAATATGATTTTGAGGCCAATGTTAATCCCACAAAGCCTCACCCTCGGTGGTCACAGGCGACGGAAAAATTTATCAGCCAAGGACCCGATCTGAAGTGGAAAAAACGCCCAACGCTTCCTTATAACGGTTATGGGGAATATGTGGCGAGTTTGTATTAG
- a CDS encoding glycoside hydrolase family 9 protein has product MKISKMLIFIIVIALSCVFAIAYGFSAKSNAQTPSKAAASKIVINQIGYYPNTTKTALLINLSAPKPGKVQLVSNRTKRTVFETGLSAPQQDGASQDIIQTIDFSKFNKEGSYYLKSGNIKSYPFQIGKNIYRETLSKLLRSYYLQRCGVGVRDSASGVNHPPCHLSDGLIAHTDAFNQGGKHKPAIGGWHDAGDYGKYVGPTAVTVGRLLSLYEQYPKLFSDRQLAIPESGNRRPDILDEVKIGLDWMLTMQREDGAVYRKLSGKEWPGAILPHEDKQTRYVYGISTSETAKLAGAMAMAHRIYAPYDSKLAQIYLKAAQKAWTFLQREPSAKVDWVEGDDSGSGAYLNQSPEGRLQTDKNDRLWAAAELFITTGNSAFEQYLVQNIASWTYSLYEWTDPSTLGMTDYLMLTGRKESENLKQQIKTKLLQRADSLMQKVAASGYRLANQDFIWASNKRAAEEGITLLHAYRITGNQNYFRAAVDQLDYLLGRNHFNKSFITGVGSNSVRNVHHRIAQAKKIVIPGLMVGGPNAKAEDGIAPKDLGLLSYLDDERSYATNEYAIDYNASVIGLMGMLMAQAN; this is encoded by the coding sequence ATGAAAATCAGCAAAATGTTAATTTTTATTATCGTAATTGCGCTAAGTTGCGTCTTTGCGATCGCATACGGGTTCTCGGCGAAGAGTAATGCTCAAACTCCCAGTAAAGCGGCCGCCTCAAAAATTGTTATTAATCAAATTGGCTACTATCCTAATACTACTAAGACAGCTCTATTGATCAATTTGAGCGCTCCCAAACCTGGCAAAGTCCAACTGGTTAGCAACAGAACTAAACGGACTGTTTTTGAAACTGGATTGAGTGCACCTCAACAAGATGGAGCCAGTCAGGATATCATCCAGACCATTGATTTTTCCAAATTTAACAAGGAAGGTTCTTATTACCTAAAATCCGGCAATATTAAGTCCTATCCTTTCCAGATTGGGAAAAACATCTATCGGGAGACTTTGAGTAAACTCCTCCGTTCTTATTACTTGCAGCGATGCGGTGTTGGTGTACGAGATTCAGCCAGTGGCGTGAATCATCCCCCCTGCCACCTCAGCGATGGACTGATTGCTCATACGGATGCATTCAATCAAGGCGGGAAGCACAAACCTGCGATTGGCGGCTGGCATGATGCTGGGGATTACGGCAAGTATGTGGGGCCAACGGCTGTGACTGTGGGTCGATTATTAAGCCTTTATGAGCAGTATCCCAAACTATTTAGCGATCGCCAACTCGCTATTCCTGAAAGTGGCAATCGCCGTCCCGACATCCTAGATGAAGTCAAGATTGGATTGGATTGGATGCTAACCATGCAACGGGAAGATGGCGCTGTCTACCGTAAACTCTCAGGCAAAGAATGGCCAGGAGCAATTCTGCCCCATGAAGATAAACAAACCCGCTATGTTTATGGCATCTCCACGTCAGAAACTGCAAAATTAGCTGGTGCAATGGCAATGGCTCATAGAATTTATGCCCCCTATGATTCTAAATTAGCTCAAATTTATTTAAAAGCTGCTCAGAAAGCTTGGACTTTCCTACAAAGAGAACCTTCAGCGAAAGTAGATTGGGTTGAAGGAGATGATAGTGGTTCGGGTGCATACCTAAACCAGTCTCCTGAAGGTCGTTTGCAAACAGATAAGAATGATCGGCTTTGGGCTGCCGCAGAATTATTCATTACGACAGGTAATTCAGCCTTTGAGCAATACTTAGTTCAAAATATTGCTTCCTGGACTTATAGTTTGTATGAATGGACAGACCCTTCTACCTTGGGTATGACTGACTATCTGATGTTAACAGGTCGGAAAGAGTCAGAAAATCTAAAACAACAAATCAAGACAAAGCTTCTTCAACGGGCAGACTCTTTGATGCAAAAAGTAGCGGCGAGTGGCTACCGTTTGGCAAATCAAGATTTTATTTGGGCGTCTAATAAAAGGGCGGCTGAAGAGGGAATTACTCTACTTCATGCCTACCGAATCACAGGCAATCAAAACTACTTCCGAGCAGCCGTTGACCAGTTAGATTACCTACTAGGGCGGAATCATTTTAATAAATCCTTTATCACAGGTGTAGGCTCTAACTCTGTACGAAACGTACATCACCGGATAGCACAAGCGAAAAAAATTGTGATTCCAGGGTTGATGGTCGGTGGTCCTAATGCTAAAGCAGAAGATGGAATTGCACCAAAAGATTTAGGGCTTTTAAGTTATCTCGATGATGAGCGGTCTTACGCGACCAATGAATATGCAATTGATTACAATGCTTCTGTGATTGGACTAATGGGAATGTTAATGGCACAGGCGAATTGA
- a CDS encoding Hsp20/alpha crystallin family protein encodes MALIRWEPFREIDSLQREMNRLFDSLSPTPTTKENMGVAFIPPAEIQETPEAIQLRLEIPGMEAKDLDVHVTAEAVSISGERQSEMHSEDKGVTRSEFRYGQFRRVIPLPTPIQNDKVQADYKNGILSLILPKVEAERTKVVKVNIG; translated from the coding sequence ATGGCACTGATTCGTTGGGAACCCTTCCGGGAAATTGACAGCCTACAACGGGAAATGAACCGCTTGTTTGATAGTCTTTCACCTACCCCTACCACTAAGGAAAATATGGGGGTTGCCTTTATCCCTCCTGCTGAAATCCAGGAAACTCCAGAAGCGATTCAGCTAAGACTGGAAATTCCTGGCATGGAGGCGAAAGATTTGGATGTACATGTGACGGCTGAAGCCGTATCCATTAGCGGGGAACGCCAATCTGAAATGCACTCTGAAGATAAAGGCGTTACTCGCAGCGAATTCCGCTATGGTCAATTTCGGCGAGTTATTCCATTACCGACTCCCATTCAAAATGACAAAGTTCAAGCTGATTACAAGAATGGTATCTTGAGCTTGATCTTACCAAAAGTTGAAGCCGAAAGGACTAAAGTCGTTAAAGTCAACATCGGTTAA
- a CDS encoding RNA recognition motif domain-containing protein — MSIYVGNLSYDVTQEDLNGVFAEYGSVKRVQLPTDRETGRVRGFAFVEMGAEAEETAAIEALDGAEWMGRDLKVNKAKPREDRGSFGGGGNRGNNSFSRRY, encoded by the coding sequence ATGTCAATTTATGTAGGCAACTTGTCTTACGACGTTACGCAAGAAGACCTTAATGGTGTCTTTGCAGAGTATGGTTCGGTCAAGCGGGTTCAGCTCCCCACTGACCGTGAAACAGGTCGTGTACGCGGCTTTGCTTTTGTGGAAATGGGAGCAGAGGCTGAAGAAACGGCTGCCATTGAGGCACTTGATGGTGCTGAATGGATGGGTCGTGACCTGAAAGTTAATAAGGCCAAGCCTCGTGAAGACAGAGGCTCTTTTGGTGGTGGCGGAAACCGAGGAAACAACAGCTTTTCTCGCCGCTACTAA
- a CDS encoding sulfatase family protein, whose amino-acid sequence MNRPNINIVWICADDFTPDVCGAYGNQQVHTPNLDRLASQGIRFDRAYCSCPLSTPSRQAFFTGRYPRSIGVTLSRTPLPKNEVTLPVLLKRVGYQTAAFGKTHYYFPRKYEYDTCVDLSEYQAWIQQKGRQPIPPEIDVLGHWRPFLDPAAVWLNSACKPYGAVDADMAGTFYASEAARFLQSTAQQPFFLYVSFYETHSPFWFPVEFRNRHTASEFTVPELTAEDFEQIPAVFRNLTRPEKRGIQAAYYTCTEFMDKNVGLVLEALDQSGHADNTLVIFTSDHGYLLGQHGRFEKHCCFEGAVRVALLMRFPGVIVSGQASNALVELIDIIPTIFSLCDVPIPDNLHGRSFERVLQDATQVHREQVIVEYADNAEAMIRTERWKLIYSTGRRRRKDGYALNSFTTERSLQLYDLVNDPDETENLAAKTEHSDLVNALIDRLADHMRRTERDAQSVPSSHDSHTILEYCLPPKDADF is encoded by the coding sequence ATGAACCGCCCCAACATTAACATTGTGTGGATTTGTGCTGATGACTTCACTCCAGATGTATGCGGTGCCTACGGTAATCAGCAAGTTCACACTCCTAATCTGGATCGGTTAGCATCGCAGGGGATCAGGTTTGATCGCGCCTATTGTTCTTGTCCACTTTCCACTCCCTCCAGGCAAGCTTTCTTTACAGGGAGATATCCCCGCAGCATTGGAGTTACCCTGTCCCGAACACCCTTACCTAAAAATGAGGTAACACTTCCGGTTCTCTTAAAAAGGGTTGGTTATCAAACGGCGGCCTTTGGCAAAACCCACTACTATTTTCCCCGAAAGTATGAATACGATACCTGCGTCGATCTCAGCGAATATCAGGCATGGATTCAGCAGAAAGGCCGGCAACCTATTCCGCCCGAAATTGACGTACTCGGTCATTGGCGACCCTTCCTCGATCCAGCCGCCGTTTGGCTCAACAGTGCCTGTAAACCTTATGGAGCCGTCGATGCAGATATGGCAGGTACATTCTATGCCTCAGAGGCGGCACGTTTTCTCCAGAGTACGGCTCAGCAACCCTTTTTTCTCTACGTCAGTTTCTATGAAACCCATTCCCCCTTCTGGTTTCCCGTTGAATTCCGAAACCGCCATACGGCTAGTGAATTTACGGTTCCCGAACTCACAGCCGAAGACTTCGAGCAAATTCCTGCCGTCTTTCGCAACCTAACCAGGCCAGAAAAACGAGGCATCCAGGCTGCCTACTATACCTGTACTGAATTCATGGACAAGAACGTGGGATTGGTTTTGGAGGCTCTCGACCAATCAGGTCATGCCGACAACACCCTCGTCATTTTCACCAGCGATCACGGTTACCTGCTTGGTCAGCATGGACGTTTCGAGAAGCACTGCTGTTTTGAAGGGGCTGTGCGTGTGGCTTTGCTCATGCGTTTTCCGGGTGTCATCGTATCAGGGCAAGCGTCGAACGCCTTGGTTGAACTTATTGATATTATCCCGACTATTTTTTCCTTATGCGATGTACCCATCCCCGACAATCTTCATGGACGTTCGTTTGAGAGAGTCTTGCAGGATGCAACGCAAGTACATCGCGAACAGGTGATCGTTGAATACGCCGACAACGCAGAGGCGATGATTCGCACGGAACGATGGAAGCTCATCTACTCTACTGGACGACGCAGGCGAAAAGATGGTTACGCACTGAATAGCTTTACCACAGAGCGATCGCTTCAACTGTACGATTTGGTGAATGATCCAGACGAGACCGAAAATTTGGCGGCTAAGACCGAACATTCCGATCTGGTTAATGCCCTAATCGATCGGCTTGCCGACCACATGCGACGTACAGAACGAGACGCGCAGTCAGTTCCTTCCAGCCATGACAGCCATACTATCCTTGAATACTGTCTGCCACCGAAAGATGCTGACTTTTGA
- the glpK gene encoding glycerol kinase GlpK → MTDRAPAYILALDLGTTGNRAILFNAEGAIVSQAYKELTQYYPQPGWLEHDPRAIWDDTLWAMQTALQKAGVAASAVAAIGMSVQRETCLLWDKTTGRPLHNAIVWQDRRTAPLCNQLAEQGYAAEISDRTGLILDAYFSATKLAWLLEHIQRQQDPPIDLDNVLAGTIDTWILWNLTGGQVHATEHSNASRTMLMNLAEQQWDSKLLKLFGIPGHLMPKIQPSLGLFGYTQPELLGNAIPITAMLGDQQSALFAHGCNHPGLLKCTYGTGCFLIAHTGEQLPLSQNQLLSTIAWTQPEIEREVAGENSLHSRDYKVGYALEGSIFTTGACIQWLRDGMKLITAAADTELMAQRVADNGGVYFVPALSGLGAPHWDMSARGAFFGITGGVQREHIVRSVLEAIAYQVKEVVQAMNQDTSTEIARLKVDGGACQNNFLMQFQADVLGIPVERPKVLDASAQGAAFAAGLAVGFWQDYTALTSSRQIDRVFQPGEGVTQAQGCFPTWLEAVKRAKHWAK, encoded by the coding sequence ATGACCGATCGCGCACCTGCCTATATTCTCGCCCTCGACCTTGGTACTACAGGCAATCGGGCGATTCTGTTCAATGCTGAAGGCGCAATTGTTAGCCAAGCGTATAAAGAACTAACTCAGTATTACCCGCAACCCGGTTGGTTAGAACATGACCCTAGAGCCATTTGGGACGATACGTTGTGGGCAATGCAGACAGCGTTGCAGAAGGCGGGGGTAGCCGCTTCTGCTGTTGCGGCAATCGGGATGAGTGTGCAGCGAGAAACCTGTTTGTTATGGGACAAAACTACAGGACGACCCTTACATAATGCGATTGTATGGCAGGATCGGCGTACAGCACCCCTATGCAATCAGTTGGCTGAGCAGGGTTATGCGGCTGAAATTAGCGATCGCACAGGCTTAATCCTCGATGCCTACTTTTCTGCCACTAAGTTGGCTTGGTTACTAGAGCATATTCAACGACAGCAAGACCCCCCGATTGACCTCGATAACGTCCTGGCTGGAACCATTGATACTTGGATTCTCTGGAACTTGACAGGAGGACAGGTTCATGCGACAGAACACAGTAATGCCAGCCGCACGATGTTGATGAATCTGGCAGAACAGCAATGGGATAGCAAGCTGTTAAAACTTTTTGGTATTCCAGGGCATCTGATGCCGAAGATTCAGCCAAGTTTGGGGTTGTTCGGTTACACCCAACCTGAGTTGTTGGGAAATGCGATACCGATTACCGCGATGTTGGGTGATCAGCAGTCGGCGTTATTTGCTCATGGTTGCAATCATCCCGGTTTGTTAAAGTGTACCTACGGGACGGGCTGTTTTCTCATTGCTCACACAGGCGAACAGTTGCCGCTATCGCAAAATCAACTGCTTTCCACTATCGCTTGGACACAGCCAGAAATTGAGAGGGAAGTAGCCGGGGAAAATTCTCTTCATTCTCGTGATTACAAAGTTGGCTATGCCTTGGAAGGTAGTATTTTCACAACCGGAGCCTGTATTCAGTGGTTGCGAGATGGCATGAAGCTGATTACAGCGGCGGCGGATACAGAACTGATGGCGCAGCGAGTGGCAGATAACGGTGGCGTTTATTTTGTCCCGGCGCTTAGTGGATTAGGTGCGCCCCACTGGGATATGAGTGCCAGAGGAGCATTCTTTGGCATTACCGGCGGAGTGCAGCGGGAACACATAGTGCGATCGGTACTAGAGGCGATCGCATACCAAGTCAAAGAAGTCGTACAGGCCATGAATCAGGATACCAGTACCGAAATTGCTCGGTTAAAAGTAGATGGGGGAGCCTGTCAGAATAACTTCTTAATGCAATTTCAAGCGGATGTCTTGGGTATTCCTGTAGAACGTCCCAAGGTACTGGATGCCTCAGCTCAAGGAGCAGCCTTTGCGGCTGGCTTGGCGGTGGGATTTTGGCAAGATTACACGGCACTCACATCAAGCCGTCAAATTGATCGTGTTTTTCAGCCTGGGGAAGGGGTTACCCAGGCGCAGGGGTGTTTTCCCACCTGGCTCGAAGCGGTTAAAAGAGCTAAGCACTGGGCAAAATAA
- the pdxA gene encoding 4-hydroxythreonine-4-phosphate dehydrogenase PdxA, with amino-acid sequence MKTEKTFFTQKNRSQPECPRLAVTLGDPAGIGPEVILKALADPKVTNNCEITVIGSPSLLQTTYTQLRQTLENQEALVDPEHLSIVDIELDKLIEHQITAGVGTAASGAASFAYLEKAIAGTLAGEFDGIVTAPIAKSLWKAAGHDYPGQTEVLAKYAGVERFGMLFVARSPHTDWLLRTLLVTTHIPLCQVPDTLTPELMSKKLDLLVECLRVDFGVETPRIAISGLNPHSGEQGQLGREEQDWLIPWLEQERLSRPKLRLDGPVPPDTLWVKAGQAWYGSSIQDPTSQIPNLPDAYLALYHDQGLIPVKLMAFDRAINTTIGLPFVRTSPDHGTAFDIAGQGIANATSMKAAIQLATELVNQRLRTV; translated from the coding sequence ATGAAGACCGAGAAAACTTTCTTTACACAAAAAAACCGCTCACAGCCAGAGTGTCCTCGCTTAGCGGTTACATTAGGAGACCCAGCAGGAATTGGCCCAGAAGTGATCCTCAAGGCATTGGCAGACCCAAAAGTAACGAACAATTGTGAAATTACGGTCATTGGCAGTCCATCGCTTTTGCAAACCACCTACACCCAACTGCGGCAAACCCTGGAAAATCAAGAGGCATTGGTTGATCCAGAACACTTATCGATTGTCGATATTGAGTTAGACAAGTTAATTGAGCATCAAATTACGGCAGGTGTTGGAACGGCGGCGAGTGGTGCGGCAAGTTTTGCCTATTTAGAAAAGGCGATCGCAGGTACTCTTGCAGGTGAGTTTGATGGCATCGTCACCGCCCCGATTGCCAAGTCATTATGGAAGGCCGCAGGACATGATTATCCCGGACAAACTGAAGTTCTGGCAAAGTATGCCGGAGTTGAGCGATTTGGGATGTTATTTGTAGCGCGATCGCCTCACACCGATTGGTTACTTCGCACTCTTCTGGTAACCACACACATTCCCCTTTGTCAAGTCCCAGACACCCTAACGCCGGAATTAATGAGCAAAAAACTGGACTTGCTCGTGGAGTGCTTGCGGGTTGATTTTGGCGTCGAGACACCCCGGATTGCGATTTCTGGCTTAAATCCTCATAGTGGGGAGCAAGGACAATTGGGTCGTGAAGAGCAAGATTGGTTAATTCCTTGGTTAGAACAAGAGCGCCTTTCACGTCCTAAATTACGGCTTGATGGGCCTGTCCCACCTGATACACTTTGGGTCAAGGCTGGGCAAGCGTGGTACGGATCTTCCATCCAAGACCCAACATCTCAAATCCCCAATCTCCCGGATGCCTATCTGGCGCTTTACCATGACCAAGGCTTAATTCCTGTCAAACTTATGGCATTTGACCGAGCGATCAACACCACCATTGGTCTACCCTTTGTGCGGACTTCTCCCGATCACGGTACGGCGTTTGATATTGCAGGTCAAGGTATTGCCAATGCCACAAGTATGAAAGCGGCGATTCAGCTAGCCACTGAACTCGTCAATCAGCGTTTAAGAACCGTTTAG
- the petM gene encoding cytochrome b6-f complex subunit PetM — translation MSGEMFNAAVLSFTLILVGLGLGFLLLKIQGGEEEA, via the coding sequence ATGAGCGGTGAGATGTTTAACGCAGCAGTATTGTCTTTTACCCTGATTTTGGTCGGTTTGGGCTTGGGCTTTTTACTGCTCAAAATCCAGGGAGGCGAGGAGGAAGCTTAA